A region from the Actinomycetota bacterium genome encodes:
- a CDS encoding phosphatase has protein sequence ALMLIDGDPDKLFGLSGLPGAFDLDGILDLVAEGAGVPIDHEARYGPVEIAPEPILQTCEAVGERLARAATDRERVVLATGHPVGLALLYHAIDRLLVERGAHVLRLANGERWRDPHLAHDWFVDHWGGVAMLTDGREPRHTHRPDAMRRMLDDGRPDLVVADHGFAGAAIEAGVETLSIADVNDPALIVANAQGRTDIVVVMDDHVEPDAYWPCFQAIVSLF, from the coding sequence GCCCTGATGCTGATCGACGGCGACCCCGACAAGCTCTTCGGGCTCTCGGGGCTCCCTGGAGCATTCGACCTCGACGGCATCCTCGACCTGGTCGCCGAGGGCGCCGGCGTGCCGATCGACCACGAGGCGCGGTACGGGCCCGTCGAGATCGCCCCCGAGCCGATCCTGCAGACATGCGAGGCGGTGGGGGAGCGGCTCGCCCGTGCCGCGACCGACCGCGAACGGGTCGTGCTGGCGACCGGCCACCCGGTGGGCCTGGCCCTGCTGTACCACGCGATCGACCGGCTGCTCGTGGAGCGCGGCGCCCACGTGCTCCGTCTCGCGAACGGGGAGCGATGGCGGGATCCGCATCTGGCCCACGACTGGTTCGTCGACCATTGGGGCGGCGTGGCGATGCTCACCGACGGCCGGGAGCCGCGCCACACGCATCGGCCCGACGCGATGCGACGCATGCTCGACGATGGGCGACCCGACCTCGTCGTCGCCGATCACGGGTTCGCGGGCGCGGCGATCGAGGCCGGCGTCGAGACCCTCTCGATCGCCGACGTGAACGATCCGGCACTGATCGTGGCGAACGCGCAGGGTCGCACCGACATCGTGGTCGTGATGGACGACCATGTGGAGCCTGACGCCTACTGGCCCTGCTTCCAGGCGATCGTCTCCCTGTTCTGA